The DNA sequence CACCGTCGTCCATCGGAACTCAGAAATTGAGTTTCTTGACATAATATCATCTATAAGCGCTTTACCATCTGCGGGTGCACTCACCGGGTACCCCACATCACGCATCCGCTTCAGAATTCGTGCGACACTCTCCAGGGCATCAAAGTTTGTTCCATCGTGGCTTCTACAGATGCACACGGATTATTATAGAGAATAAAGGCTACCCTTCGTTCATTTATCGGCTTCTCTCTGAGTTCTATCCAGCTCTTCACCCTGTTTGCTACCTGTCTTACATGCTCTTTGAGCGTCTTA is a window from the Methanophagales archaeon genome containing:
- a CDS encoding cobaltochelatase subunit CobN, producing MRRDGSIERHKTLKEHVRQVANRVKSWIELREKPINERRVAFILYNNPCASVEATMEQTLMPWRVSHEF